The following are encoded together in the Gordonia insulae genome:
- a CDS encoding PPE domain-containing protein produces MTGFTGVVWDARTTEQLALDLGDGAGPAPLVEAGLAWADVAAELGSAGAEYGSILAALGVHWRSSYTSEAFEKLTRLVPWFAEAAAAAGRTAARAETQAAAVTVARMTMPNLAEVDLAEKAKDVATTVSALAPALVGAAAQAERALHDQRMRAARVMETYEAATEPAAQPWPGGPAAPNLVSATALGAERAARETAARAAARQATVTPPVAPGASMMGGVGPALAVPAPEKTRYAPTILAGAGPAATTAPVTAPSTGTGTPTGPVAPPMAPHGAATTERVIARGAGAAEPATDVEPSGAAAAADGTATWAELAVAEQPVAHHLSTGHGDRPLDPRYLDETLALDGRTGA; encoded by the coding sequence ATGACCGGTTTCACCGGCGTCGTCTGGGACGCACGTACCACCGAGCAGCTCGCCCTCGACCTCGGTGACGGCGCGGGCCCGGCGCCCCTCGTCGAGGCCGGACTCGCCTGGGCCGATGTGGCCGCCGAACTGGGCTCGGCAGGTGCGGAGTACGGGTCGATCCTCGCGGCCCTCGGCGTGCACTGGCGGTCGTCGTACACCAGTGAGGCGTTCGAGAAGCTGACCCGCCTGGTGCCGTGGTTCGCCGAGGCGGCCGCGGCAGCCGGCCGGACCGCGGCACGCGCCGAGACTCAGGCGGCCGCGGTGACCGTGGCGCGCATGACGATGCCCAACCTGGCCGAGGTGGATCTGGCCGAGAAGGCCAAGGACGTGGCGACCACGGTGAGCGCGCTCGCGCCCGCCCTCGTCGGCGCCGCTGCGCAGGCCGAACGCGCACTGCACGACCAGCGGATGCGGGCCGCGCGGGTGATGGAGACCTACGAGGCGGCCACCGAACCCGCCGCCCAGCCGTGGCCCGGCGGTCCCGCGGCGCCGAACCTGGTGTCGGCGACGGCACTCGGTGCGGAGCGCGCCGCGCGCGAGACCGCGGCCCGGGCCGCGGCTCGGCAGGCGACCGTCACCCCGCCGGTCGCGCCGGGGGCGTCGATGATGGGCGGAGTGGGGCCGGCTCTTGCGGTCCCGGCACCGGAGAAGACGCGGTATGCACCGACGATCCTGGCCGGTGCCGGCCCGGCTGCCACCACCGCGCCGGTGACCGCGCCGTCGACCGGAACCGGAACGCCGACCGGACCGGTTGCGCCGCCCATGGCCCCGCACGGGGCTGCGACGACCGAGCGTGTCATCGCGCGTGGGGCGGGTGCGGCCGAGCCGGCGACCGACGTCGAGCCGTCCGGGGCGGCCGCAGCTGCCGACGGCACCGCCACCTGGGCCGAGCTGGCCGTCGCCGAACAGCCTGTTGCGCACCATCTCTCGACCGGACACGGTGACCGACCGCTCGACCCCAGGTATCTCGACGAGACCCTCGCTCTCGACGGTCGGACGGGGGCCTGA